A window from Hymenobacter volaticus encodes these proteins:
- a CDS encoding family 78 glycoside hydrolase catalytic domain gives MLLVFVLYCSWASAQQLAVSNLKCEYQHNPLGVQRATPIFSWELTSDQRATKQTGYRILVADTEKQLGNNIGNVWDSQKVTSSASIQVSYAGAPLKATETYYWKVMVWDQAQRASTWSGPARWQMGLLTAADWQGAQWIAYEKLPDEHVNVLPTDGKKDVFVGNNVLPLLRKDFTVRKKLQRATAYVCGLGQFEMHLNGQKVGDHFLDPAWTKYDKHAQYVTFDVTDQLRKGANTVGVLLGNGFYYVPPVKGRFRKLKTAFGYPKMLCRVVLDYQDGSTENVLSDATWKTSPGPVTFSSIYGGEDYNATLEQPGWDTPRFNDKTWKPALLVSGPPELSAQAADPLKVHETFAPQKITSLPANKWVYDFGQNASGIIELQVQGQAGDTVRILPAELLKDDNTITQKNSGGPYYFTYVLKGKGVETWQPRFSYYGFRYAQVEGSVPKGEANPNNRPVVLKLTALHTRNAAPRVGEFSCSNDLFNRTNSLIDWSIKSNMASVFTDCPHREKLGWQEETHLMGPSVRYNYDIAALCRKVIEDLRVSQTPEGLIPEIAPEYVKFEWGGDMFRDSPEWGSSSVILPWYVYQWYGDKQVLLESYPMMQRYVTYLGTKAQGYILSQGLGDWYDLGPKPPGVSQQTPMGVTGTATYYYDLTILTTIARLLGKPADAAAYEKLAAEVKTAFNAKFFNRGTKQYATGSQAANAMAVYMGLVEPADKAAVVENIVLDIRNRDNSLTAGDIGYRYLLKVLDDEGRSDVIFAMNNRADVPGYGYQLTKGATALTESWAALPSVSNNHLMLGHLMEWFYGGLAGIRPAEDAVAFNKIDIRPEPVGDVTSAKASHLSPYGLIANEWKKTSTRFELTVTIPANTTATIHLPATASSIITESGQQLHQRKELTSLGFNKGKTRVQVGSGTYHFVVNSQ, from the coding sequence GTGCTTCTGGTCTTTGTGCTCTACTGCTCTTGGGCTTCGGCGCAGCAACTAGCTGTCAGCAACTTGAAATGTGAGTACCAGCACAACCCGTTGGGTGTGCAGCGCGCTACGCCGATTTTCAGCTGGGAGCTGACCTCCGACCAGCGCGCAACCAAGCAAACCGGCTACCGAATCTTGGTAGCTGATACCGAAAAGCAGCTTGGCAACAACATCGGCAACGTTTGGGATTCGCAAAAGGTAACGTCTAGCGCCTCAATCCAAGTGAGCTACGCGGGCGCTCCGCTGAAGGCTACCGAAACCTATTATTGGAAGGTAATGGTCTGGGACCAGGCACAACGGGCTTCAACTTGGTCGGGGCCGGCGCGGTGGCAGATGGGCTTGCTGACTGCCGCCGACTGGCAGGGTGCCCAGTGGATTGCCTACGAGAAGCTGCCCGACGAACACGTCAACGTACTACCGACCGACGGCAAGAAGGACGTGTTTGTTGGCAACAACGTGCTGCCGCTGCTGCGCAAGGATTTCACCGTCCGGAAGAAGCTGCAGCGCGCCACTGCTTATGTCTGTGGCCTCGGGCAGTTTGAAATGCACCTGAATGGGCAGAAAGTGGGCGACCATTTTCTGGACCCCGCCTGGACCAAGTACGACAAGCACGCTCAGTACGTCACGTTCGACGTGACCGACCAACTACGCAAGGGCGCCAATACCGTGGGCGTACTACTGGGCAACGGCTTCTACTACGTACCACCCGTGAAGGGCCGGTTCCGCAAGCTCAAAACCGCCTTCGGCTACCCGAAAATGCTGTGTCGCGTGGTGCTCGACTACCAAGATGGCAGCACCGAGAATGTGCTGAGCGACGCCACCTGGAAAACCTCACCCGGCCCCGTAACCTTCAGCAGTATTTACGGGGGCGAGGACTACAACGCCACGCTAGAGCAGCCCGGCTGGGACACCCCACGTTTCAACGATAAAACCTGGAAACCAGCGCTGCTAGTAAGTGGCCCACCAGAGCTAAGCGCACAGGCTGCCGATCCACTGAAAGTACACGAGACCTTTGCTCCTCAGAAGATTACGTCGCTACCCGCCAACAAATGGGTGTACGATTTCGGCCAGAATGCTTCGGGCATCATCGAGTTGCAAGTGCAAGGCCAAGCAGGTGACACGGTACGAATTCTGCCTGCTGAATTGCTGAAAGACGACAACACTATCACGCAAAAGAACAGCGGCGGCCCCTACTATTTCACCTACGTGCTGAAAGGCAAAGGCGTGGAAACCTGGCAGCCGCGCTTCAGCTACTATGGCTTCCGCTACGCGCAGGTGGAAGGCAGCGTGCCCAAAGGCGAAGCTAACCCTAACAACCGCCCTGTAGTGCTGAAGCTCACCGCCTTGCACACGCGCAATGCCGCCCCGCGGGTAGGTGAGTTCAGCTGCTCCAACGACCTGTTCAACCGCACCAACTCCCTGATTGACTGGTCTATCAAGAGCAACATGGCCAGCGTATTCACGGATTGTCCGCACCGCGAAAAGCTAGGCTGGCAAGAGGAAACCCACCTGATGGGTCCGTCGGTGCGCTACAACTACGACATTGCCGCGCTCTGCCGCAAGGTTATCGAAGACCTGCGGGTGTCGCAGACGCCGGAGGGGCTGATTCCGGAAATCGCGCCGGAGTACGTGAAGTTTGAGTGGGGCGGCGACATGTTCCGCGACTCGCCGGAATGGGGTAGCAGCAGTGTGATCCTACCCTGGTACGTGTACCAATGGTATGGCGACAAGCAAGTGCTGCTCGAAAGCTACCCCATGATGCAGCGCTACGTAACCTACCTCGGCACCAAAGCCCAAGGGTATATTCTCAGCCAAGGCCTGGGCGACTGGTACGACCTCGGGCCCAAGCCGCCCGGTGTGTCGCAGCAGACCCCGATGGGCGTAACCGGGACCGCTACATACTACTACGACCTTACGATTCTAACCACCATTGCACGCTTGCTGGGCAAACCAGCCGATGCCGCGGCCTACGAAAAGCTGGCCGCCGAAGTGAAAACTGCTTTCAACGCGAAGTTTTTCAACAGAGGCACCAAGCAATACGCCACTGGCAGCCAAGCGGCTAATGCCATGGCCGTGTACATGGGTTTGGTGGAGCCCGCCGACAAGGCCGCCGTGGTGGAAAACATTGTGTTGGACATCCGCAACCGAGATAACAGCCTGACAGCCGGCGACATTGGCTACCGCTACTTACTGAAAGTGCTTGACGACGAAGGCCGGTCCGACGTCATCTTTGCAATGAACAACCGCGCCGATGTGCCCGGCTACGGCTACCAACTAACCAAAGGCGCTACCGCCCTTACCGAATCGTGGGCGGCGCTGCCCTCGGTGTCCAACAACCACCTAATGCTGGGCCACCTGATGGAATGGTTCTACGGAGGCTTAGCGGGCATTCGGCCGGCCGAGGATGCGGTGGCGTTCAACAAAATCGATATCCGACCCGAACCAGTCGGCGACGTGACTTCCGCTAAAGCTAGCCACCTGTCGCCCTACGGGCTGATTGCCAACGAGTGGAAAAAGACGAGTACCCGCTTTGAATTGACCGTGACCATCCCGGCCAATACCACCGCTACCATCCATTTGCCGGCCACTGCATCGTCCATCATCACGGAAAGCGGCCAGCAACTCCATCAGCGCAAAGAACTGACCAGCTTAGGATTCAACAAAGGCAAAACCCGCGTCCAGGTGGGTTCGGGCACCTACCATTTTGTAGTCAACTCACAATAG
- a CDS encoding tetratricopeptide repeat protein, protein MLKVAEAGQQVSVQPTVLETNGENVLFEVTARVPAKHLKKGAAFDLNLRYRYDNGLRQDTLGRLTFLSGEYTYDEVRKDLLIIKKQVSFPYTPNKSPGELLALAEVRELKPNGKQLKGKETRVARGIVSTGQLVVRQDTAITLLPETADNNMGGTRVLPFFFDNGKSEIRNYLGTNVAALEDFIEANQHTDKVMIVAGHSPDSIDSRDVRLADKRVQALLRYYKKRVDTDSYLNKVNEIDFETEAYHRRWDLFLSKVQQSALKPQQVDSVLLLINDTPGTYAQKEKSLHKLTYFDYLEQYIYPVLRFGTVAVQYSAPKRYDSEIYLLSKKIVEKQAEVDVLTPEELRYSATLTPLLAEKQRIYETSVAATGRWEAYHNLAVVLLQRSEKEVNEKVRRAYLRRAGVNFTLAAHRNPTATMFYRVATAYHRAGDKLEALQNYDYAIKLGGPRPVLDKIFADKAALEIEVGQLDDAIGSLSYSSKSYQNTMNRALIFMLKSNYAGAHNIYEEALKLKPNDPLAYYCLAVVAARQKDEAQMGENLRRAVQLDRKFAQRAVEDLEFMDMARSKTFLEVLR, encoded by the coding sequence ATGCTCAAGGTTGCAGAAGCCGGACAACAAGTGAGTGTGCAGCCTACTGTGCTGGAAACCAACGGAGAAAACGTACTTTTTGAAGTAACAGCCCGCGTACCGGCTAAGCACTTAAAGAAGGGCGCCGCGTTTGACCTAAACCTACGCTACCGCTATGACAACGGCCTGCGGCAAGACACACTGGGCCGCCTCACTTTCCTGTCAGGCGAGTATACCTACGATGAAGTGCGGAAGGATCTGCTGATTATTAAAAAGCAGGTTTCCTTTCCGTATACTCCCAACAAAAGCCCCGGTGAACTACTAGCGCTGGCCGAAGTACGTGAGCTAAAGCCCAATGGCAAGCAGCTAAAAGGCAAAGAAACCCGGGTAGCCCGCGGTATCGTGAGCACCGGGCAACTAGTTGTGCGGCAGGATACGGCCATTACGTTGCTTCCCGAAACAGCCGACAACAACATGGGCGGCACCCGCGTGCTGCCTTTCTTCTTCGACAACGGCAAGTCGGAAATCCGTAACTACCTCGGCACCAACGTAGCCGCGCTGGAAGATTTCATTGAAGCCAACCAGCACACCGACAAGGTGATGATAGTAGCGGGCCACTCTCCCGACTCCATTGACTCCCGCGACGTCCGCCTAGCCGACAAGCGTGTGCAAGCCCTACTGCGCTACTACAAAAAACGCGTCGATACCGATTCCTATCTCAATAAAGTCAACGAGATTGACTTTGAAACGGAAGCCTACCACCGCCGCTGGGACCTGTTCTTGAGCAAGGTGCAGCAGTCGGCGCTTAAGCCGCAGCAGGTAGATTCGGTGCTGTTGCTCATCAACGATACGCCCGGCACCTACGCCCAAAAGGAAAAGAGCCTGCACAAGCTCACGTACTTCGATTACTTGGAGCAATACATCTACCCCGTGTTGCGTTTCGGGACGGTGGCCGTGCAATACAGCGCGCCCAAGCGTTATGATTCCGAAATTTATCTGCTCTCGAAAAAGATAGTGGAAAAGCAGGCGGAAGTAGATGTGCTGACGCCCGAAGAACTGCGCTACTCCGCCACGCTCACGCCGCTACTGGCCGAAAAGCAACGCATCTACGAAACTTCGGTTGCTGCCACGGGCCGTTGGGAAGCCTACCACAACCTAGCCGTAGTACTGCTCCAGCGCTCCGAAAAAGAAGTTAATGAGAAAGTGCGCCGGGCTTATCTGCGCCGCGCCGGCGTCAACTTCACGCTGGCCGCGCACCGCAACCCTACGGCCACCATGTTCTATCGCGTAGCCACCGCCTACCACCGTGCCGGCGACAAGCTAGAAGCCCTCCAAAACTACGATTACGCCATCAAGCTCGGCGGGCCGCGCCCGGTACTGGACAAAATTTTTGCCGATAAAGCTGCCCTAGAAATTGAAGTCGGCCAGCTTGATGACGCCATAGGTAGCCTCAGCTACAGCTCGAAAAGTTACCAGAACACAATGAACCGGGCTCTCATCTTCATGCTAAAAAGCAATTATGCGGGTGCTCACAACATTTACGAGGAAGCACTGAAGCTCAAACCTAATGACCCACTGGCCTATTACTGCCTAGCCGTAGTGGCTGCCCGCCAAAAAGACGAAGCTCAAATGGGCGAAAACCTACGCCGCGCCGTGCAACTGGACCGCAAGTTCGCCCAGCGCGCCGTCGAGGACCTAGAATTCATGGACATGGCGCGTAGCAAGACGTTTCTGGAAGTGCTGCGCTAA
- a CDS encoding glycosyltransferase family 2 protein: MAVLASDLAVPIPASVLCDDVAVVILNWNGAAWLRRFLPSVLSCSDGAHIIVADNASTDDSITLLQREFPQVRLLQFTSNLGFCEGYNAAFEALRSPPPVSVATVSKPENAFRYYVLLNSDVEVTSGWLRPQRDLLEQRPTVAACQPKIRQYSDDPAQRKLFEYAGAGGGYLDRFGYPFCRGRLFDTLEIDEGQYDDPRPVAWATGACLMVRAEDWHAQSGFEPTFFAHMEEIDLCWRLWNSGREVWYHGGSVVYHVGGGTLHKSNPRKTYLNFRNGLAMLYKNTAASELTGVLITRLVLDWVAALRFLLQGATPDTRAILRAHWDFYRNRSYWQQQRRTYPPRLLASQRPAVYQGSLVWAYFAQGKRRFSELSAA; the protein is encoded by the coding sequence TTTTGCCGTCTGTACTTTCCTGTTCCGATGGTGCCCACATCATTGTAGCCGACAATGCCTCAACCGACGACTCGATAACGCTACTGCAGCGAGAGTTTCCGCAGGTACGCCTTCTTCAGTTCACTTCTAACCTAGGCTTTTGCGAAGGCTACAACGCTGCCTTCGAGGCGCTGCGCAGCCCACCGCCAGTTTCTGTCGCTACGGTTTCCAAGCCAGAAAACGCATTTCGCTACTACGTGTTGCTGAATTCCGACGTGGAAGTGACGTCCGGCTGGTTGCGCCCCCAGCGCGACTTACTAGAGCAACGCCCCACCGTGGCCGCCTGCCAACCCAAAATTCGTCAGTACAGCGACGACCCTGCCCAGCGTAAGCTGTTCGAATATGCTGGGGCGGGCGGTGGCTACCTCGATCGATTCGGCTACCCTTTCTGCCGCGGCCGCCTCTTCGATACCTTGGAAATAGATGAGGGCCAGTACGACGACCCTCGGCCGGTGGCCTGGGCTACAGGCGCCTGCCTGATGGTCAGGGCCGAAGATTGGCACGCGCAAAGCGGCTTCGAACCGACTTTCTTCGCGCATATGGAGGAAATTGACCTGTGCTGGCGGCTCTGGAACAGCGGGCGTGAGGTGTGGTACCACGGAGGCAGCGTGGTGTACCACGTAGGAGGCGGCACCCTACACAAATCGAACCCGCGCAAAACCTACCTCAACTTCCGTAATGGGCTGGCCATGCTCTATAAAAACACTGCCGCCTCGGAATTAACTGGCGTATTGATTACGCGGCTGGTGCTGGACTGGGTAGCTGCCTTGCGTTTCCTGCTGCAAGGCGCCACCCCTGACACCCGCGCTATTCTGCGCGCCCATTGGGACTTCTACCGCAACCGCAGCTACTGGCAGCAACAGCGGCGTACGTATCCTCCGCGCCTGCTCGCTTCGCAGCGGCCCGCAGTCTACCAAGGCAGTTTAGTGTGGGCGTACTTCGCACAAGGCAAGCGGCGGTTTTCAGAGCTTAGTGCGGCTTAG
- a CDS encoding sugar-binding domain-containing protein yields MPRSLLPFLLLLLLGVPSTAFGGQPETRVVVDFNKDWKFFLGDEVQAKEVLFNDATWRKLCLPHDWSIEGKFDEKNPAKPEGGGLPTGVGWYRKTFTLPTTKNKRVYIEFDGVHQHSEVWLNGRSLGYRPNGYISFRYDLTPHLRPPGRSTCWPCASTIPRSQTPAGTRARASTATYGW; encoded by the coding sequence ATGCCTCGCTCTCTCCTCCCGTTTCTTCTGCTATTGCTGCTAGGCGTGCCAAGCACGGCCTTCGGTGGGCAACCGGAAACGCGGGTGGTAGTTGACTTCAATAAAGACTGGAAGTTTTTTCTCGGCGACGAGGTGCAAGCCAAAGAAGTGCTCTTCAATGACGCTACCTGGCGGAAGCTTTGCCTGCCGCACGACTGGAGCATCGAGGGCAAATTCGACGAGAAGAACCCGGCCAAACCCGAAGGCGGCGGCTTGCCCACTGGCGTTGGCTGGTACCGCAAAACCTTCACGCTGCCCACTACCAAAAACAAGCGGGTCTACATCGAGTTCGACGGGGTACATCAGCACAGCGAAGTATGGCTGAACGGCCGCTCTTTGGGTTACCGGCCCAACGGCTACATTTCCTTTCGCTACGACCTGACGCCTCACCTCCGCCCCCCGGGCAGGTCAACGTGCTGGCCGTGCGCGTCGACAATTCCGCGCAGCCAAACTCCCGCTGGTACACGGGCTCGGGCATCTACCGCAACGTACGGCTGGTAA
- a CDS encoding glycosylase: MKLKYAYLLLLGLLNQTYVRAQAKPQQVPADVMQKVYEEVKTPHKYGLVLVTDDNRKKMDCPSVFRKNGKWYMTYIIYDGRGYETWLAQSKDLLKWETKGKIMAFTDTTDWDTNQKAGYVALQDHKWGGSYEWQPYQGKYWLSYFGGNSRGYEKGLLSIGMAYTTKDPTTVHQWQRLPQPVLRPDDKDVRWWENHTIYKSSVIWDKSKLTGHPFVMYYNANGDSLDTKRGAERIGMAVSDDMTHWSRYLRNPVINHHKGISGDAYLQQLDNGLWVMFYFGAFYPGVSGAVNRFACSYDLKNWTDWTGANLVEPSEPYDELFAHKSFVVKHKGVVYHYYCAVNKPDQRGIAVATSKDLGKSNINFIAPPEKKKKEAKASPN, encoded by the coding sequence ATGAAACTGAAATACGCCTATCTGTTGCTGCTTGGCCTGCTGAACCAGACCTATGTCCGTGCACAAGCGAAGCCGCAGCAGGTGCCAGCCGACGTGATGCAGAAGGTGTACGAGGAAGTGAAAACGCCGCACAAGTACGGTCTCGTGCTCGTGACCGACGACAACCGCAAGAAGATGGACTGCCCAAGCGTATTTCGCAAAAACGGCAAGTGGTACATGACCTACATCATCTACGACGGCCGCGGCTACGAAACTTGGCTGGCGCAAAGCAAGGACCTATTGAAGTGGGAAACAAAAGGCAAAATCATGGCCTTTACCGACACCACCGATTGGGACACCAATCAAAAAGCAGGCTACGTGGCCCTACAAGACCACAAATGGGGCGGCAGCTACGAGTGGCAACCTTACCAGGGCAAATACTGGCTGTCGTATTTCGGCGGCAACTCGCGCGGCTACGAAAAAGGTCTGCTCTCCATCGGGATGGCCTACACGACCAAAGACCCAACCACCGTGCACCAGTGGCAACGCCTGCCCCAACCGGTGCTGCGCCCCGACGACAAGGATGTACGCTGGTGGGAAAACCACACCATCTACAAAAGCTCCGTCATCTGGGACAAGAGCAAGCTCACCGGCCACCCGTTCGTGATGTACTACAATGCCAACGGTGACTCGCTCGACACCAAGCGCGGCGCCGAGCGCATCGGCATGGCCGTCTCGGACGACATGACGCATTGGTCGCGGTACCTGCGCAACCCGGTTATCAACCACCACAAGGGCATCAGCGGCGATGCCTACCTGCAGCAACTGGATAACGGGCTGTGGGTGATGTTCTACTTCGGTGCCTTCTACCCCGGCGTGAGCGGTGCCGTGAACCGCTTTGCCTGCTCCTACGACTTAAAAAACTGGACCGACTGGACTGGTGCCAACCTCGTGGAACCGTCCGAACCTTATGACGAGCTATTTGCGCATAAGTCGTTTGTAGTGAAGCATAAAGGCGTGGTTTACCATTACTACTGCGCCGTAAACAAGCCCGACCAGCGCGGTATTGCCGTGGCCACCTCCAAAGACTTGGGCAAGAGCAACATCAACTTCATTGCCCCGCCGGAGAAAAAGAAAAAAGAAGCTAAAGCCTCCCCTAACTAA
- a CDS encoding class I SAM-dependent methyltransferase, producing MSTSQTSTPDPLGHALLDYQQGQHDATVTVFSNVAEEEPLPASYFFRSLWEMPELEREALEECRGRVLDLGGGAGCHALELQNRGFDVKSVDVSEGAVRVMQARGVREVARHNIFELTHESSKYDTLLMLMNGLGLVGTLDGLKRFLAYAPTLLAPGGQILATSSDISYLYEDEDGALVFDLNGPYYGEVEYTMHYGDQTGHQFNWLFADASILQDYAEEAGYEVEFLGEDEQQQYLARLTYKG from the coding sequence ATGTCCACTTCCCAAACTTCAACGCCTGATCCGTTGGGCCACGCCCTTCTCGACTACCAACAAGGCCAACACGATGCTACGGTTACGGTTTTCAGCAACGTAGCGGAAGAAGAGCCGCTGCCCGCCAGCTACTTCTTCCGTAGCCTGTGGGAAATGCCCGAACTGGAGCGCGAAGCCCTGGAAGAGTGCCGCGGACGGGTGCTCGACCTGGGAGGCGGGGCCGGGTGCCACGCGCTGGAATTGCAAAACCGGGGGTTCGACGTGAAATCTGTTGATGTATCGGAAGGAGCCGTGCGGGTGATGCAGGCGCGCGGGGTGCGCGAAGTAGCCCGCCACAACATCTTCGAGCTAACGCACGAGTCAAGCAAGTACGATACGCTGCTCATGCTCATGAACGGCCTGGGGCTGGTCGGGACCCTCGACGGCCTCAAGCGGTTTCTGGCGTATGCACCTACCTTGTTGGCGCCCGGTGGCCAGATCTTAGCAACTTCCTCGGATATCAGCTACCTCTACGAAGACGAGGATGGCGCTCTGGTTTTCGACCTAAATGGCCCGTACTACGGTGAAGTGGAGTACACCATGCACTACGGCGACCAGACGGGCCACCAGTTCAACTGGCTGTTTGCCGACGCCAGCATTCTGCAAGATTATGCTGAGGAAGCCGGCTACGAAGTGGAGTTTTTGGGCGAGGACGAGCAGCAACAGTACCTTGCACGGCTCACCTACAAAGGTTAA
- a CDS encoding DinB family protein: MNHRLHLRLEQLEHVTNHLFEATEALGEKAHQVPAPGQWSAAQVVHHLLVSETGINQYIDKKLRNSEELQKAGLTHLLKSRLLRVLLRLPGFKFKSPPRLKELTPEQVPPLAQLREEWDGVRRHLEQILNEYPDKLLSHAIFKHPRSGMLTIYQTLDFMVDHILHHQRQIERISNALLKAPK, from the coding sequence ATGAACCACCGTTTGCATCTTCGCTTAGAGCAGCTGGAACACGTTACCAATCACCTGTTTGAAGCGACCGAAGCGCTTGGAGAAAAGGCGCATCAGGTTCCCGCGCCCGGGCAATGGTCGGCGGCGCAGGTGGTGCACCATCTCCTGGTTTCCGAAACTGGAATCAACCAGTACATCGACAAAAAGCTGCGCAACAGCGAAGAACTACAGAAAGCCGGCCTCACTCACCTATTGAAATCAAGGTTATTGCGCGTGCTACTGCGCCTGCCGGGCTTTAAATTCAAGTCTCCACCCCGGCTCAAAGAGCTTACTCCGGAGCAGGTGCCGCCTCTTGCGCAACTGCGTGAAGAGTGGGACGGGGTGCGGCGTCACTTAGAGCAGATTCTCAACGAATACCCCGACAAGCTCCTCTCCCACGCTATTTTCAAGCACCCTCGTTCTGGCATGCTTACTATCTACCAGACCCTGGATTTTATGGTTGACCACATTTTGCACCACCAACGGCAGATCGAGCGGATTTCCAATGCCCTTCTGAAAGCACCGAAATAA
- a CDS encoding pyruvate dehydrogenase complex E1 component subunit beta, with protein MRTIQFREALREALSEEMRRDPRVFLMGEEVAEYNGAYKVSQGMLDEFGPERVIDTPIAELGFAGIGVGAAVNGLIPVIEFMTFNFSLVAIDQVINSAAKIYSMSGGQYSCPIVFRGPTGSAGMLSSQHSQNFENWYANTPGLKVVVPSNPYDAKGLLKSAIRDPDPVIFMESEQMYGDKGEVPEEEYLLEIGKANVVRQGKSVTLVSFGKMMKIALAAADELAKDGIEAEVIDLRSVRPIDYDTLIASVKKTNRMVVVEEAWPLASISSELAYVVQRRAFDYMDAPVVRVTCMDVPLPYAPTLIEASLPNVARTVQAVKEVTYQKA; from the coding sequence ATGCGGACCATTCAATTCCGGGAAGCCCTGCGTGAAGCGCTATCTGAAGAAATGCGGCGCGACCCGCGCGTGTTTCTGATGGGCGAAGAAGTAGCCGAGTATAACGGGGCCTACAAAGTAAGCCAAGGCATGCTCGATGAATTCGGCCCGGAGCGCGTAATTGATACGCCGATTGCCGAGCTAGGCTTTGCCGGCATCGGGGTAGGCGCTGCCGTCAACGGCCTAATCCCGGTTATCGAGTTCATGACCTTCAACTTCTCGTTGGTGGCCATCGACCAAGTTATCAACTCGGCAGCGAAGATTTATTCGATGTCGGGTGGGCAATACTCTTGCCCCATCGTATTCCGCGGCCCAACGGGCAGCGCCGGTATGCTTTCCTCGCAGCACTCGCAGAACTTCGAGAACTGGTATGCCAACACCCCCGGCCTGAAAGTGGTGGTTCCTTCGAACCCCTACGACGCGAAAGGCTTGCTGAAAAGCGCCATCCGGGACCCAGATCCAGTGATTTTCATGGAGTCGGAGCAGATGTACGGCGACAAGGGCGAGGTGCCCGAGGAAGAGTACCTGCTGGAAATCGGCAAAGCCAATGTGGTGCGCCAAGGCAAATCCGTTACGCTCGTGAGCTTCGGCAAGATGATGAAAATCGCTCTGGCTGCCGCCGACGAGTTGGCCAAAGATGGCATCGAAGCCGAAGTAATCGACCTGCGTTCCGTACGCCCCATCGACTACGATACGCTGATAGCTTCGGTAAAGAAAACCAACCGCATGGTGGTGGTAGAAGAAGCTTGGCCGCTGGCTAGCATCAGCTCCGAGCTGGCCTACGTAGTGCAGCGCCGCGCCTTCGACTACATGGACGCCCCCGTAGTTCGTGTTACCTGCATGGACGTACCTCTACCCTACGCCCCAACCCTTATCGAAGCTTCGCTGCCCAACGTAGCGCGCACGGTACAGGCAGTGAAGGAAGTAACGTATCAGAAAGCCTAA
- a CDS encoding PspC domain-containing protein → MKKITDYIEKQSFGVCNALGNRLGFSSGSVRLSFVYASFFTFGSPLVLYFALAFWMNVRRAMRQQRSTVWDL, encoded by the coding sequence ATGAAAAAAATTACCGACTACATTGAAAAGCAGAGCTTCGGCGTCTGCAATGCACTCGGCAATCGGCTGGGTTTTTCCTCGGGCAGCGTGCGGCTATCGTTTGTGTATGCTTCGTTTTTCACATTTGGGTCGCCTTTAGTTCTCTACTTTGCCCTGGCTTTTTGGATGAACGTACGCCGCGCCATGCGTCAGCAGCGCAGCACCGTTTGGGACTTGTAG
- a CDS encoding acyl-CoA thioesterase → MSYEKTFTVRWADLDPNKHMRHSAYTDYAAQVRLEYLADQGFSMERFAQLNIGPILFREDTRFLKEVGMSETIRVTAELAGMSADGSRWRIIHTIYKADGREAATVTVDGAWLDLNLRKLAVPSTELIDAFTEFPRHTSYADIVRERKE, encoded by the coding sequence ATGTCTTACGAAAAGACGTTCACGGTACGCTGGGCCGACTTAGACCCAAACAAGCACATGCGCCATTCGGCATACACAGATTATGCCGCTCAGGTACGCCTTGAGTATCTGGCCGACCAAGGCTTCTCGATGGAGCGGTTTGCTCAGCTAAACATCGGCCCTATCCTGTTTCGGGAGGACACCCGCTTTCTGAAGGAAGTAGGCATGAGCGAAACCATTCGGGTGACGGCCGAACTAGCGGGCATGAGTGCCGACGGCTCCCGGTGGCGCATCATCCACACCATTTATAAAGCCGATGGGCGCGAAGCGGCCACGGTAACCGTCGATGGGGCTTGGTTGGATTTGAACTTGCGCAAACTAGCCGTGCCCTCCACGGAACTCATAGACGCTTTCACTGAATTTCCCCGCCACACCAGCTACGCCGACATCGTGCGGGAGCGAAAAGAGTAA